A segment of the Lycium barbarum isolate Lr01 chromosome 7, ASM1917538v2, whole genome shotgun sequence genome:
TATATTATATACAATCAATACCTCACTTATTAAGTAATTACAGATAAGTAAATCTTTTGATAAACATTAAGTGAtaatttgataaaaataataacTAACATATTATCGCGGGTTAACATTCCCAGATAGTATAAAAAAATTTTGAGATAATTTTAGAGATCTCCCAGCCTCCAGGTTTAGCTTCATAACTCTAACCTCCCTTATGGTTTATGATATAACGTTTACCTCCCGTATTTTTTTTTAGCAATACTTTTAACTTATTTATTATTAATATACAGTTTTATAATCTGACCAATTTGCATTTTCTaatataattttaattttataaacaAGGAGGTTCAAATTAAGCAAAAACCTAAATCGGTAGAAATCAATTAGCAGCTTCTCAACATAATAATCTGTTGTAAATTTACTACTCCTATCCGTTATCAACTGCCTTTTATTCAACAAGAACACATAACATCATCAAATTAGAATCAAATAAAAACACTACAATTTAATTAGGCATGAGTATTGGACAAATTAATCTGTTTGAGCAAAGCACTTGAAATCTCCAGTTGCCTGCAATGAAGGTATAATTTCTAAATGTTTTAACTCCAACATTAATATGAAGAGTAATCTTTATGAATACTTGGAATAAAACCGGGTGATGATTGGAAATTCTCTAAATGTTGTTCTATTTCTCAGTCAATTAAATAAAAATACTGGAAATTCATTCCATTAGTTCGATTATGAGTTCCTATAGCAATCTTAAgttaatattataataataattaggTTTACAAACCAATAATTATAGATGTTTAAAATAAATTtcttaaataatatatatacttagttTAAGCAAAAATCATTGAGTCTCACGTGAACACATAACCAGACTTTTAGATCCGCCGCCCAATTCGATCTTTTGCGATCCCAATCATAAGTACATGTGTACCAGCAATAAAAATATATGATCAATGGGATTTATAGATAGGGTTGTGTCTCAGTGATGAATACATAATGGCAATGGATACACAAATAAATAAACAGGGAAGATGACAATAGCTTTCACCAAAAATAGAACTGTTCTTGTAACAATTGTTCATTGCTAAGATGTTTATTAAattaattcaataaaaaaaagAGTAAATTAGCCAGAATATAAATCTTATATAGTAATAAAATGTTTAAAAGTATTGTTACAAATAATACCAAGGAAGGTAAGTGTAATATTTTTCAATCATGAGGATAATTAATTTTATGAAGCTAAACGTGAGGAAAGGTTTCTGAAATTATCACAAACTTTTTACAATGTCAGTGTATATAACTGAAGTTGAAAATTTTAAAGTCATTTTTATCCTTATCCTCCCAAGATTTCATGATAATGAACTTTAAAGTCAATCCTATTTGCAGCCTGTCATTAAAATAAAACATATCAAAGATAAATCGTCGTTAAAATAATGAATTTTATGTCTGTTTATAACCAAGTGCCAAAGCTCTTTCCACTACTTTGCTGATTCAATATTTCAACTAACAACTGGGGCCAACAGAAGGGCTACTAATACTATATTCGTATAAAACATTTAGGTTACTCAGTAATATAAGTGAGTCATCTTTGGATATGTATGCATTTTTAGCAGCCAGGAGAGAGAGAGTGAACATATAATATGGGACACTAGCAGTGAATAATATATGTTTCATGAGagatatttttatatttaaacaaTTTGAAAGCCATATATATATGTGACCTTACATCAAGCAAGAAAATGCACTCTGTTAACATGGCTAACAAGCTCTCTTTCTTCTTTTGCATTCTCCTTGTTTCACTGGCTGGTAAGTAATTCTTAGTAAAATATAATTATGTATCTGTATTATATGTACTAATAATTTGATTAATCATGTCATGCAGTTGATTCTTTTTGGTCCTCAAACACTCAAGTGATGGCTTTGCGAGATCTACCTTTATTAGAAGAAGCTGTACAAGTAATTGAGCAGATTGTACTTCGAGATGTGCGTTGTTTCGACCGTTGCAAGACTAATGCAGATTGCAAAAATGTAATAGGCCCGAGAAAGTGTACGAATTGTCGTAAGGGTTATACGTCTGTGAAAAAGTGCTACGCTAATTGACCAATTTTGTGTGTTAACTTGTAAGACTAAGAATATAATTAAGTGACTTTATCGTTCTGAATCCTACTTCATATAAAAGAAAGCAACTAAGTTTATGTGCTTCAGTTATCAGTTTCATGGTCGTTTGTTTGACATTTGTGCTCAAGGATGTGATGATAGTTGTATATCACAATAAATCAGTTCTTTGGTTGTAAAAGCAATTTACTGCAGCTTCAATACAAACTTTCAGCAATGGACTTAAAATGCCATTTATGAAacttattttttctatttttactGGTgaagtcattttttttattttaagaaatttgttttcctagagaaaaaaCTTGAAGGAATTAAAAAgtattttctaaaaaatattttcctccttaTCAAACACTCCCTAGTCCCTAGTTCTTAGTTAGTTTTCCACTCCTTTTATTTATAGGATTGCACAATGTTCATAACATGAGCAAAAGACAAAAAATAATCATGATAAATCTACttgtttaaaatttatttataccTCAAAATGGGTTTCAAGACAAACCTTGTGTCACGAGTCATAACTCCAAATTTCCTCAATATTACGGAAAATCCACGTCGAGGCCGATCTTAATTTTATATCAACATTTTGATCAACGGAACTCACGAACAAATAGGATCAATAATATTGTGCTGAAATTGTTTTCTCAAAAGATTCCAACTCACGATAAATGGAACAACAAATCAATTCTCTTGTCAGAGATATTCAATAAATGGAACAAAAAAACAATTCTCTTGTTAGAGATTTTTCTCTCTTGGTTTGGCGTAGTACTCGCACTTTCAACAAAGTGTTTTTCTCATATTGAAAATTTTCTATGAAACTTTTCCATCACTGTTTACATGGAATTACCTTAGAATATTTTTCCTGTTTAGATAAAGTAATAATTTACTTGGACTAAAAATTTGATTTCATAGTTAAAGTTAAGCTACCCGTTATTCTCCTATTCGAAATAAGAGATCCCATTAATTCTACATGAGTTTGATTGCCGTGTACAGCAACAAGTCCTTCATGGACTTCAGCGACGACCGCAGCTCCACCACACATCCACCTCATACTAACATCACGAATCCACCGCATGGCCACCATTCTACCATTAGTTTATTGGGTATGCTCATATTGGttgctgaagaaaaaaaaaaaagacattacaTATAAGGTGTGATACTTTTAATGGTGTGAGATCCTACCAAAAAAATCATGCAAATTTTATCCCAAACGAATAATATCATACCATATTAAAAATATTTGTGATTTGTTAATTATAAACCAATAACTGCTATTAGATTCAATGGTTCGGCAATGAAAATGATGGAGTGATGATGTGGGATTCGAATTAGCGTCTTTGGCCTCTACGGACTAGTTAATTACTTTTACCTTTTTGGTGGCTATAATATTTGGTTGATGTGGTGATGCACAGTTAATCTTTAAATAAGTCCGTGCAGTGATAGtcatgtgaaatttagtttgaaGAACAAATTATTGTGTGCGAACAAAATCCGCGTTACCTTTGGGTTGTTAAGTTTGCGACACTGAATATACCAGGACTTTTTAGACATCCAATTCAATTCTAAGTGAAGGTTTTATATATCTAGATCTATTTGTCCTTGGAGGTAACAGCAAAGGGATGAAGATTAAGGAATGGAACCAAACAAGTTATCTAAAGGTTTTATAACTACCTGCCTTTTGTTATCTTCTAAAAGTCACAGTTAATGAGATTTGCCTAACAGTTTACTTCTGGTCTTCCCCTCAAAATCATTCTTGGGGTCATTCAAGTTCTGTAGATTCACGTCTTACTAAATTTGGATGTCATTAGGCTTTGTAAAATTctcaaagaattccaaggacaaagTCATGCAGTAAATTAAATAGTCGAGGCTTAAATTCTTTAAGAACATCATAGTATTTATGTCCTCACGAGTCTATTTTTCCTAACATATCAATATGATTGGTGAATGAATTGAATACTTGTTAACActgcattattattttatttttcattcgTGATCGAGATCGAGATCAACTAAATTTCAATCACGCGAGTAGTTTTGCTTTCATTTATATTCAGTATCCGATACCTGCATTATCATCGATCAATTTTAAATTCGCGCAAAAAGTGCCACATTAGAGgctaaataccttcataatataaAAGTGACTTTGTACATACTCATGACTCAAACTCAAAACTTCTGTGGTAAGAGATAAGAAGTACTTACCGCTATATCACTACTCTAGTTGGTTTCTACACCACACATACTACATTCAAATAAAAGGTTACAAGAATTTAAAGAAAAACAAACGGAATAGGGCGTAATTAGATTAAGTCCACAGCAACTCAGCAAGTTTACAAAACATTATTTTACTAATACCGTCATAATTAATTATCATCATTAGTAGGAAAAGGTGAAAAGTGAACTAATTCCTTCTTTTTCTCCCAGGA
Coding sequences within it:
- the LOC132602665 gene encoding fruit-specific protein-like, giving the protein MHSVNMANKLSFFFCILLVSLAVDSFWSSNTQVMALRDLPLLEEAVQVIEQIVLRDVRCFDRCKTNADCKNVIGPRKCTNCRKGYTSVKKCYAN